Sequence from the Cucumis sativus cultivar 9930 chromosome 1, Cucumber_9930_V3, whole genome shotgun sequence genome:
GAAAGCACACCCAAATCGGCTGCACATACTGGGAAGGGGAACACGCTTCATTAATAGGAATcgttttaaagaaaatcttCTTCATGCTATCGATAATTTagattatcaaaataaaacaatagtaGTAAAATTAGACTGGTAAGTATATTGAATTCAACAAAGCttcatatttgatttgaatgcagtaataaatgataaaaaaaacatgtgaATGTGACACGTGCTTGTGCTTTTTATAGTTGGTCACAAGTTTGTTTAcagaagaatatatatatctaataagCCATGAAAATTTCACATCAaacattaatttcatttgaaaagatagaaatattttataacttaaacTTATGCACTTGATATGTGtcttaatgtttaaaataaaaggactATATACCCTGTCTTAATGTTTACAATAAAAGGACTTAATACCCTAACTTAATGAACGAAAAGGATTTTCATTCTccatgaaagaaaatgacttaATACACCGTCCTATTAAAACTAAACCAGATGAGGCACAGAAGCAACAACATTCGGTCTGATTGGTAGGTATAGAGTGGAAGATCGAgatttataataaatgaaacCATATCATTTGAAACAGATGATTGAAAGAAGTGAAAATCATACCAGAGATGAGAAATGtattatgataaatttttagCTCACCTCGCTATTTAATGCATCTGTTGCTGTCTTTCGTTCTGCTGGATCAATTGCAAGAAGCGTTTCTATAAGGGGCAGAGAAGATGGGGGAAAATCTTTAAATGTCTCTTTTATACATCTCTTATAAGGGTCTCTGGGCTTAAATAAGGTTGCATTTGGAAGTTTTGCTCTTTTCCAATATTCATCTGAAGGGGAGCCACAAAGCTTGTATATCTTGTGTAGTTGCTCTACCTGGGTGAGCAGAAGTGTGATTAGCACGCACAGCCGATAGAGAAGGTTagaaagaattttcttttcacgtAAGAAACAACTTCACAGATGGTATGACATTAAAAGAGGAGGATAACCTAAAAGGCTAGAAAGATTAAAGTTAATGAAAACGAGAACGACCTATATTatagttaaaagttaaaaccatGCCAAGGATCCTGAACTATTTTGAAACGTTTTAGCTCTCATGAAAATAGATGAAAGctgtttaaaaattgaaatatttacacaGTGATTAAAAGATAGTACAGAAGAATCTAGTAGAAGCAGCAAGACAATCGGTGAGACATATATATGTTAACTAACCACATTCATCAATTTGACAAAAGATACCTATAAAAGACTGAAAGGCTCATGCAATATACAAGGGACCTGATCACTAAAACCAAAGCCAATATGGTGATAGTAACGTAAAGATACCATGCACCTTAAAGCAAGGTACACAACCAGAGAAGAATTCCTACCACTAAAATGAAAACTGGAGataaaatgacccataaaaggcataacttttcatattttgccTGATATTACATCATGCTTTCCCATGATGATCCATAAGGGATAATACAGTAATTCAGGCTCTCAACACCTTTACATAATGCAATTTCGTATGGCCACTGAAAGTCATAATGGTGCTAAAGACAATTTAACAAAACAATAGGTAATGGTATGATGCATAAATTCCTAAAATTGTTGCATGTTTTCAATTGTAAAAAgtgattaataattatttcatcTTAATAGTGGTTAGAGAGGTAGTAATTCAGTAAAGGTGCATCTCTTAGGAAAGCAGTAGTTGAACGGAGAACACAATCTTCAAACTGTGATCTTTCATCCTTTAAATTCTGATTTATGCTAGTTTTGAACTTAACAGACATTCAGTTATCTAAAGTTGGAGTGTTAATATAATAGAGCTGCCAAAGACTGCCTTTCTTTGTTACGAGTCCCGTGATtctttagtttaaattaatcacAATAGAGCTTccaaaataaactttttccaTCATGATTCTCCTACAGAAAGAAAGCAATTACCTCTGTACGACCTGGCATAATAGGCCTCCCAGCTAATAACTCTGCCAGTATACACCCAGCACTCCAGAGGTCTACACCTACTCCATAATCAGTTGCTCCAAGAAGAAGTTCAGGAGGTCGATACCATAAGGTAACCACCCGACTAGTCATAGGGTGCTTGTGATTTGGATCAAAGAAAGAAGCCAATCCAAAGTCAGCAATCTTAAGCACTCCTCCACTATCAATGAGAAGATTAGATCCTTTAATGTCACGGTGAAGCACCCGGCGATTATGACAGTGTTCCAATCCAGATAACAGTTGTTGCATAAAACATTTAACCTATAAATATGCACGTTTTCACCAAAAGAATTATTGTTCAGTTTTTGTCCAATATTCAGTTAggatatgaaaaaatgaaagacaCAATATGCTAACCTGAGATTCAGTAAATTTGATTGATGGATTCGCAGCAAGACCTGCTAAATCATGTTCCATGTACTCAAACACCAAGTATAAACTACATGACATCCGTGATGTAACCAACCCTTCTAATTTCACAACATTGTTATGATTTAATCTCCTAAGGATGAGAATCTCTCTAGCCATAAATTTCACACTTTCAGGTTCCAGATTGTCAAATCGAACCTTCTTCAGTGCAACAATTTTACCTGTAAGTATATCTTTAGCTTTATACACATTGCTATACGTTCCTTGTCCAATCTAACACCAAAACAATTACGTTAGAAGCATGTAAGCTGGTGAAGTGTAGAAAGTTAAAGAACAAACACAAGAATGCATTACAGGAGAATCCTATTATACAACAAATCAAACTGAAACTACAGCGAATCTTACTTAGTCGAGTGCCCCACCTTATCAATCTTTTCAAATGTATCAGCCTTCCGAGGAATCCAACCATTGAGAGCCTCTCCGCAAACAGCTGTGAGCCAAGAAGGCCATCCAGCAGCAACTTGCTCTCCCTGGGAATGGTTTGGCAAGTTAGTTGGCCTCGGAACCTTCCTCGACTTTCTCCGTTCAGCTCGTGGGCGATCCTGAACCACATCAGCCTTCTGTTCCTCTTCCTTGTTCACGTTTACATGCTCCTCTACATTAACACTCACACGTTCTACTTCTTTCTCCTGAACAATCTCGCCTTGGACACGAGACTCAGTAATTTGATTCCTCTTCCCCTTATCTACAGGGGCTTCTACACTTCTAGAAGACGCCTCTCGGCTAACCAAACACCCCATTTCTCAATTCTAAACGTCATCTCCCACCATAGCAACCAACAGAAGCAGTTCACTCATAGATTTTCTCACTACAAatccagcaaaaaaaaaaaaaaaaaaaaacagtagaCATAAATTTCCAagtaaattaacaaaataaaaataaaaacccacCAAAACCAAAGCCCCCACAAATCAATCAGACATAAGAATCCCATATGATAATCAAAACCCAAtactcaaaactcaaaacaaaacaCGAAATCAGCATAAGACTTACCCAGAACAAGGAAGCGTGAAAAACCCATCAAAGAAAACGATCGAAGGGAAAGCAAAAGAGGGAAATTGGGGTGAAATCAAAGTTGAAAAGGAgcagaaaaaaagggaaatgtTGGGAATGAAATGAAGTGATGAATCATCATCATAATTGTAGGATTGTTTGCGGTTGAGTGTCGTGGTGGTTG
This genomic interval carries:
- the LOC101215893 gene encoding probable serine/threonine-protein kinase At1g54610, which translates into the protein MGCLVSREASSRSVEAPVDKGKRNQITESRVQGEIVQEKEVERVSVNVEEHVNVNKEEEQKADVVQDRPRAERRKSRKVPRPTNLPNHSQGEQVAAGWPSWLTAVCGEALNGWIPRKADTFEKIDKIGQGTYSNVYKAKDILTGKIVALKKVRFDNLEPESVKFMAREILILRRLNHNNVVKLEGLVTSRMSCSLYLVFEYMEHDLAGLAANPSIKFTESQVKCFMQQLLSGLEHCHNRRVLHRDIKGSNLLIDSGGVLKIADFGLASFFDPNHKHPMTSRVVTLWYRPPELLLGATDYGVGVDLWSAGCILAELLAGRPIMPGRTEVEQLHKIYKLCGSPSDEYWKRAKLPNATLFKPRDPYKRCIKETFKDFPPSSLPLIETLLAIDPAERKTATDALNSEFFMTEPLACKPSNLPKYPPSKEMDARRRDDEARRLRAASKAQGDGAKKTRTRVRAIPAPEANAEIQTNIDRRRLITHANAKSKSEKFPPPHQDGALGFTLGYSRHIDPAGVPPDIPFSSTLFTYSKEPIQAWSGPLVPGAGTDAPHRQKKHVGGKGKKIMV